Proteins encoded together in one Lathyrus oleraceus cultivar Zhongwan6 chromosome 5, CAAS_Psat_ZW6_1.0, whole genome shotgun sequence window:
- the LOC127080339 gene encoding uncharacterized protein LOC127080339 → MAKSDNSSFAQSAIPKFDGHYDHRAMLMENFLRSKEYWNLIENGILVMATGVEPTEEQQKLIKEQKLKDLKAKNYLFQAISRDVLEIILNKDTSKSIWDSMKQKCKGSNRVKRAQLQALRKDFEILHMKEGETVNYYFSRTLTIANKMKAHGESMSQTIITEKILRSMVSKFNYVVCSIEESNNLDTMTIDELQSSLLVHEQRMTSNVEEEQVLIYLMKIDMEEEGVEACLEEVEEEEEGNNPIIKQL, encoded by the coding sequence ATGGCGAAAAGTGATAATAGTAGTTTCGCTCAGTCGGCAATTCCCAAGTTTGATGGTCATTATGATCATCGGGCGATGTTGATGGAAAATTTTCTCCGTTCAAAAGAATATTGGAATCTCATTGAGAATGGGATATTAGTTATGGCAACAGGAGTAGAGCCAACAGAGGAGCAACAAAAATTGATTAAAGAGCAAAAGTTGAAGGACTTGAAGGCAAAAAATTACCTTTTTCAAGCAATTTCTCGTGATGTGCTTGAAATAATCCTTAATAAGGACACGTCCAAAAGTATATGGGATTCAATGAAGCAAAAATGTAAGGGTTCAAACCGAGTTAAGAGGGCACAATTGCAAGCTTTACGGAAGGATTTTGAGATTCTTCATATGAAAGAAGGAGAAACTGTTAATTATTATTTCTCTCGCACTCTAACCATTGCTAACAAAATGAAAGCTCATGGTGAAAGTATGAGTCAAACAATCATCACTGAGAAGATTTTGAGATCAATGGTCTCAAAATTTAATTATGTGGTATGTTCAATTGAAGAATCCAACAACTTGGATACAATGACTATTGATGAGTTGCAAAGTAGTCTTCTTGttcatgaacaaagaatgacaAGCAATGTAGAAGAAGAACAAGTTCTTATATATCTCATGAAGATAGATATGGAAGAGGAAGGGGTAGAGGCGTGTTTAGAGGAAGTCGAGGAAGAGGAAGAGGGCAACAACCCTATAATAAAGCAGTTGTAG
- the LOC127080341 gene encoding uncharacterized protein LOC127080341, protein MAKNDNSSLAQSAIPKFDGHYDHWAMLMENFLRSKEYWDLIENGILVMATGVEPIEEQQKLIKEQKLKDLKAKNYLFQAISRDVLETILNKDTSKSIWDSMKQKCKGSNRVKRAQLQALRKDFEILHMKEGEIVNSYFSRTLTIANKMKAHGESMSQTIITEKILRLMVSKFNYIVCSIEESNNLDTMTIDELQSSLLVHEQRMTSNVEEEQVLKISHEDRYGR, encoded by the coding sequence TATGATCATTGGGCGATGTTGATGGAAAATTTTCTCCGTTCAAAAGAATATTGGGATCTCATTGAGAATGGGATATTAGTTATGGCAACAGGAGTAGAGCCAATAGAGGAGCAACAAAAATTGATTAAAGAGCAAAAGTTGAAGGACTTGAAGGCAAAAAATTATCTTTTTCAAGCAATTTCTCGTGATGTGCTTGAAACAATCCTTAATAAGGACACATCCAAAAGTATATGGGATTCAATGAAGCAAAAATGTAAGGGTTCAAACCGAGTTAAGAGGGCACAACTGCAAGCTTTACGAAAGGATTTTGAGATTCTTCATATGAAAGAAGGAGAAATTGTTAATTCTTATTTCTCTCGCACTCTAACCATTGCTAACAAAATGAAAGCTCATGGTGAAAGTATGAGTCAAACAATCATCACTGAGAAGATTTTGAGATTAATGGTCTCAAAATTTAATTATATAGTATGTTCAATTGAAGAATCCAACAACTTGGATACAATGACTATTGATGAGTTGCAAAGTAGTCTTCTTGttcatgaacaaagaatgacaAGCAATGTAGAAGAAGAACAAGTTCTTAAGATATCTCATGAAGATAGATATGGAAGATGA